One segment of Candidatus Gorgyraea atricola DNA contains the following:
- a CDS encoding glycosyltransferase: protein MISVIIPTYNRPTLLKKAIDSVSSQTYKDFELIVIEDTAQKGPAWARNRGIEKSTKPFIAFLDSDDWWDKDKLAIQIDAMQKSPQRLISHTQEIWYKNGKLLNQKKKHKKHSGYIFDKCLPLCVVSMSTVMVRRELFDRVGVFNENLPCCEDYDFWLRTSVNHEFLLIDKPLTLKDGGRPDQLSSIYATGIDKYRIQSIRKLLDSSALTPGQRNLVAAELQRKCQIYAKGCLKHGKKEEGEHYLGLVGQV from the coding sequence ATGATAAGCGTCATTATCCCCACCTATAATCGCCCAACTCTTTTAAAAAAGGCCATAGATTCAGTCTCATCCCAGACATATAAAGATTTTGAGTTGATCGTTATCGAAGACACTGCTCAGAAAGGCCCTGCATGGGCGCGAAATAGAGGAATAGAAAAATCCACAAAACCTTTTATAGCATTTCTCGACTCAGATGACTGGTGGGACAAAGATAAGCTTGCCATACAAATCGACGCAATGCAGAAAAGCCCCCAGCGTCTCATTTCACACACGCAAGAGATATGGTATAAAAATGGCAAACTTCTTAACCAGAAGAAAAAACACAAAAAGCATTCTGGGTATATTTTTGATAAATGTCTGCCTTTATGTGTCGTAAGCATGTCCACAGTAATGGTGCGGCGTGAACTTTTTGATAGAGTGGGAGTCTTTAACGAAAACCTCCCATGCTGCGAAGACTATGATTTCTGGCTCCGCACAAGCGTAAACCACGAATTCCTGCTGATAGACAAGCCCCTGACCTTAAAAGACGGCGGCAGACCAGACCAATTATCGTCCATTTACGCCACAGGTATCGACAAATATCGTATACAATCAATTCGCAAACTACTAGATTCAAGTGCACTCACCCCAGGCCAGCGCAATCTCGTCGCAGCTGAGCTCCAGCGCAAATGCCAAATCTACGCTAAAGGCTGCCTCAAACACGGCAAAAAAGAAGAAGGTGAGCATTATCTTGGGCTAGTAGGCCAGGTTTAA
- a CDS encoding prepilin-type N-terminal cleavage/methylation domain-containing protein → MEQKKTTLRIGKIGFTLVEMLVVLAIIAMLLGISLPFTSGFGKGLRIKTSARAIMGTLRVARSNAITHREENTVVFDIEEGEYWIEDSTGAIFEKKRRLSRSIEFKVPETEEGEKDDPITFEEDKVTFFSTGAIKGISGSITIADKRGESRTISIIGSTGKITIE, encoded by the coding sequence ATGGAACAGAAAAAGACGACATTACGAATTGGTAAAATTGGTTTCACGTTAGTGGAGATGCTTGTTGTATTGGCTATTATTGCGATGCTTCTTGGGATTTCTTTGCCGTTTACGTCTGGATTTGGCAAGGGTTTGCGCATAAAAACTTCTGCAAGGGCTATCATGGGTACATTGCGCGTTGCAAGAAGCAATGCTATTACACACAGGGAAGAAAATACAGTTGTGTTTGATATAGAAGAGGGAGAATACTGGATAGAGGATTCTACTGGAGCTATTTTTGAAAAGAAAAGAAGACTTTCGCGTTCTATAGAATTCAAAGTCCCAGAGACTGAAGAAGGCGAGAAGGACGACCCTATAACCTTTGAAGAGGACAAAGTCACTTTTTTTTCAACAGGCGCAATAAAAGGCATAAGCGGCTCCATCACCATTGCTGACAAGCGCGGCGAATCCAGAACCATCTCAATAATCGGAAGTACAGGCAAAATCACAATAGAATGA
- the gspG gene encoding type II secretion system major pseudopilin GspG — protein MKNKGFTLIELLVVIAIITILAGMVVSGAQQARKRGAMTKAKAQIATMETAISMYETDMGEYPESGNVNLVAALTEDPEDLDWSGPYMKIKDKERDEEGAYLDAWGNPYVYTNPGVNNEYSYDIYSLGPNGKGDGTEKDDITNW, from the coding sequence ATGAAAAATAAAGGCTTTACCTTGATCGAACTCTTAGTTGTGATAGCAATCATCACCATTCTTGCTGGTATGGTAGTTAGTGGTGCGCAGCAGGCTAGGAAGCGTGGCGCCATGACTAAGGCAAAGGCGCAGATCGCCACGATGGAGACAGCCATAAGCATGTATGAGACAGACATGGGCGAATATCCTGAATCTGGCAACGTGAATTTGGTCGCAGCTTTAACAGAAGACCCAGAAGATCTTGACTGGAGCGGCCCGTATATGAAGATCAAAGACAAAGAGCGGGACGAAGAAGGCGCATATCTCGATGCATGGGGCAATCCCTATGTTTATACGAACCCTGGCGTGAACAATGAATATTCATACGACATTTATTCCCTGGGCCCAAATGGAAAAGGCGATGGAACAGAAAAAGACGACATTACGAATTGGTAA
- the gspE gene encoding type II secretion system ATPase GspE, which produces MSEKSQYNLSNIDRAAINKISASTAKFYNIVPLKIEKGAIIIAVSDPSNMKMADDLRFVIGLNIKMVAADESEIKKAVERYYGEEEESLGEIIDEAKKTSAKVTSKAAADADKLKEIASQAPVVKLLNMVLLRAIREKASDIHFEPFEKEYKIRYRIDGVCYDAAHPPKDLSLAISSRIKVMANLDVAENRLPQDGRIMMEIGTKSVDLRVSTLPTLYGESIVLRVLDKSVVSLSLDQLGMNDDVKSKLRKAIDRPNGIILTTGPTGSGKTTTLYSCLREINKIESKIITAEDPVEYDIEGIIQIAINTKIDLTFAKTLRHMLRQDPDILMVGEIRDSETAEIAIQSALTGHLVFSTLHTNDAPGAITRLMDMGVEPFLITSTVRVVIAQRLLRLLCRKCKKPYEPQKNEISELSLSADELKGVKFYKGKGCSECNGSGYKGRVGIYELFIMEEKIRDLIVKRASSSEIRIAAQQLGMKTLRQDGIAKIIAGETGVEEVLRETKEYV; this is translated from the coding sequence ATGTCTGAAAAATCGCAATATAATTTATCTAATATAGACAGGGCCGCTATCAATAAGATATCAGCCTCCACTGCGAAGTTTTACAATATTGTGCCGCTAAAGATCGAGAAAGGCGCTATTATTATAGCTGTTTCTGATCCGTCAAACATGAAAATGGCGGATGACCTGCGCTTTGTAATAGGATTAAACATCAAGATGGTCGCCGCGGATGAATCTGAGATAAAAAAGGCAGTTGAGCGCTATTATGGCGAGGAAGAAGAGTCGCTCGGCGAGATCATTGATGAAGCGAAAAAGACATCTGCTAAAGTCACGAGCAAGGCAGCAGCTGATGCAGATAAGCTTAAGGAGATCGCGTCGCAGGCGCCAGTCGTGAAATTATTAAATATGGTGCTCCTTCGCGCAATAAGGGAGAAGGCATCAGATATACACTTTGAGCCGTTTGAAAAAGAATATAAAATACGCTACAGGATAGACGGTGTGTGTTATGATGCCGCGCATCCGCCAAAAGACCTTAGCCTTGCCATAAGCTCCAGGATAAAGGTCATGGCAAACCTGGATGTTGCAGAGAATAGACTTCCGCAGGACGGCAGGATCATGATGGAGATAGGCACTAAGTCTGTGGATCTGAGGGTCTCGACATTGCCGACTCTTTATGGCGAGAGCATTGTCCTGAGGGTATTGGATAAAAGTGTTGTGAGCCTGTCGCTTGACCAGCTCGGCATGAATGACGACGTTAAATCTAAGCTCAGAAAGGCAATAGACAGGCCCAATGGCATAATACTTACTACTGGTCCAACAGGTAGCGGAAAGACAACAACACTGTACTCGTGTTTACGGGAGATAAATAAGATCGAATCCAAGATAATTACTGCTGAGGACCCTGTTGAATATGACATAGAGGGTATTATACAAATAGCAATAAATACCAAGATAGACCTTACATTCGCAAAGACATTGCGCCATATGCTGAGGCAGGACCCTGATATCTTAATGGTGGGAGAGATCCGCGATTCTGAAACAGCAGAAATAGCGATTCAGTCCGCGCTCACAGGCCACCTGGTCTTTAGTACCCTGCATACCAATGACGCGCCAGGCGCTATCACAAGGCTAATGGACATGGGCGTGGAGCCATTTCTTATAACATCTACTGTGAGGGTAGTTATTGCGCAGAGGCTATTGAGACTGCTTTGCCGGAAATGCAAAAAGCCATACGAGCCCCAGAAGAATGAGATCTCTGAACTAAGCCTTTCAGCGGACGAGCTAAAAGGTGTAAAATTTTATAAAGGCAAGGGTTGTTCAGAATGCAATGGTTCAGGATATAAGGGCCGCGTAGGGATATACGAATTGTTTATAATGGAGGAAAAAATAAGAGACCTCATTGTAAAACGCGCGAGTTCCTCAGAGATCAGAATCGCTGCGCAACAACTCGGCATGAAGACATTGCGTCAGGACGGTATAGCAAAGATCATTGCTGGGGAGACTGGCGTGGAAGAGGTCTTGCGCGAGACGAAGGAGTATGTATAA
- a CDS encoding ATPase, T2SS/T4P/T4SS family, whose product MIRKQDAVKEVLIGIGLLDEAKIQKALEEQAKTGQRLSSILVKLGYVSNQEVGKTLIPQIGILPIVIKSENIDDKLKDRLPVNLGPSHRLIPLREENNNLVLGTDDPLNFLAQKNLEKMTGASVEFELVQTKDLDKVLKALGPASKQASGIDFAKASEGIKAVKGSTEDAPIIKLVNLIIQEAVKQRASDIHIEPLEHKFRVRYRIDGVLYEVPGPSQRLQGSIISRLKIMAGMDIAEKRLPQDGRIKIGIDKKELDLRVSSLPGIHGESVVMRILDKSSFLVGLEDLGFMPDQRKAFERLINLPNGMLLVTGPTGSGKTTTLYATLSHVNQKERKVITIEDPVEYQLDGINQVQVHPQIGLTFAGGLRSMLRQAPDIIMVGEIRDTETAQIAVQSALTGHLIFSTLHTNDAAGAITRMVDMGIKPYLTSSTVQGVLAQRLVRSICPSCRIGYKPSDEESKLLGLKPPGPDEKVELYKGKGCSACSDTGFKGRIGIFELLTMTDAIREMVLNNASSTQIAQKAREAGMRGLKDDGLEKVRRGYTTIQEVLRVTQDV is encoded by the coding sequence ATGATACGAAAACAGGATGCGGTAAAAGAGGTTTTGATAGGTATCGGGCTTTTGGATGAGGCAAAGATACAGAAGGCCCTTGAAGAACAGGCAAAGACTGGCCAGAGACTGAGTAGCATTCTGGTCAAGCTGGGCTATGTGTCGAATCAAGAGGTAGGCAAGACCCTTATTCCGCAGATAGGCATATTACCTATAGTGATAAAGTCCGAGAATATCGACGATAAGCTTAAGGATCGCCTGCCAGTAAATCTTGGTCCGTCCCATCGACTGATTCCTCTAAGAGAAGAGAATAATAATCTTGTTCTTGGAACAGATGACCCCCTGAATTTTTTAGCCCAGAAAAACTTGGAAAAGATGACTGGCGCGAGTGTTGAGTTTGAGCTTGTCCAGACCAAGGATCTGGATAAAGTGCTAAAGGCCCTGGGACCTGCATCCAAACAAGCCTCAGGCATTGATTTTGCAAAGGCCTCAGAAGGCATAAAGGCTGTAAAGGGCAGCACTGAAGACGCGCCAATAATAAAACTGGTAAATCTTATTATCCAGGAGGCGGTAAAACAGAGGGCGAGCGATATACACATTGAGCCATTGGAGCATAAATTTCGTGTGCGCTACAGAATAGACGGGGTCTTGTATGAGGTGCCAGGTCCTTCGCAGCGATTGCAGGGTTCTATCATAAGTAGGCTCAAGATCATGGCGGGCATGGATATTGCGGAAAAACGCCTGCCCCAGGATGGCAGGATAAAAATAGGCATTGATAAAAAGGAATTGGATCTCAGGGTATCGAGCTTACCTGGCATACATGGAGAGAGCGTTGTCATGAGGATCCTTGATAAATCAAGTTTTCTAGTCGGGCTTGAGGACCTGGGATTTATGCCGGATCAGCGAAAGGCATTTGAGAGATTGATAAACCTGCCGAATGGTATGCTGCTTGTGACTGGCCCTACAGGCAGCGGAAAAACAACCACGCTTTATGCAACACTCAGTCATGTGAATCAGAAAGAACGCAAGGTCATCACCATAGAAGATCCTGTAGAGTATCAGCTGGACGGCATAAACCAGGTGCAGGTCCATCCTCAGATAGGCCTTACATTTGCTGGCGGTCTCAGGTCGATGCTGAGACAGGCGCCTGACATTATAATGGTCGGAGAAATAAGAGACACGGAAACAGCTCAGATAGCAGTGCAGTCTGCTCTTACAGGGCATTTGATATTCAGCACACTACACACAAATGATGCGGCAGGCGCTATTACGAGAATGGTTGATATGGGCATTAAACCATATCTGACGTCTTCAACAGTGCAGGGCGTGCTGGCCCAGAGATTAGTAAGGTCCATATGCCCGTCGTGCAGGATTGGCTACAAGCCCTCTGATGAAGAATCCAAATTACTTGGTTTAAAGCCGCCAGGCCCAGACGAAAAGGTCGAACTCTATAAAGGTAAAGGGTGTTCTGCCTGCAGTGATACAGGTTTTAAAGGAAGGATAGGTATATTTGAGCTCTTGACAATGACTGACGCGATACGCGAGATGGTATTGAATAATGCCTCCAGCACTCAGATTGCCCAAAAGGCAAGAGAGGCAGGCATGCGGGGCTTAAAGGACGATGGCCTGGAAAAGGTAAGGCGAGGCTATACAACGATCCAGGAAGTGCTAAGGGTGACACAGGATGTCTGA
- the larB gene encoding nickel pincer cofactor biosynthesis protein LarB: MSSKKDLPYKNLGFARIDHHRLLRKGFGEVVYCEGKKPQHVKKILNDILKRNPHILFTRADEKLYDYLKIDCPSLKYDAASRIIYLKKKKLKSKKTVLILTAGTADIPVAEEARLTLEVMGNKVKTIYDVGVAGIHRLLDKVKELSKANVVIVVAGMEGALASVVGGLTDKPVIAVPTSVGYGSSFKGVAPLLTMMNCCSPGVTVVNIDNGFGAGYFASMINK, from the coding sequence ATGAGCTCAAAAAAAGATCTTCCTTATAAAAATTTAGGATTTGCCAGGATCGATCATCACAGGCTGCTTCGCAAGGGGTTTGGCGAGGTCGTCTATTGTGAAGGCAAGAAGCCGCAGCATGTGAAAAAAATCCTCAACGATATTTTAAAAAGAAATCCGCATATCCTTTTTACGCGAGCTGATGAAAAATTATACGATTATCTAAAGATAGACTGTCCCAGTTTAAAATATGATGCCGCGTCCAGGATAATTTATTTGAAAAAGAAAAAGTTAAAGAGCAAAAAAACAGTTTTGATCCTGACAGCAGGTACGGCAGATATACCTGTTGCTGAAGAGGCAAGGCTTACGCTGGAGGTAATGGGCAACAAAGTAAAGACGATATACGATGTGGGAGTAGCTGGCATACACCGGTTACTTGACAAGGTAAAAGAACTCTCCAAGGCAAATGTCGTTATTGTTGTCGCGGGCATGGAAGGCGCGCTTGCCAGCGTGGTGGGAGGACTTACAGATAAGCCTGTCATAGCAGTACCCACGAGTGTCGGCTATGGCTCCAGCTTTAAAGGCGTTGCGCCGCTTTTGACCATGATGAACTGTTGTTCGCCCGGAGTAACTGTCGTAAACATCGACAACGGCTTTGGCGCAGGCTATTTCGCGAGCATGATAAACAAATGA
- a CDS encoding helix-turn-helix domain-containing protein has protein sequence MMKKFLTLEEAADYLGLPATELQKLSERSKVPTYKIGGIYTRFRVDDLNLYRRRSPRRRELREPRTFLDGIKDFFYFNDFYIYSAAAIVVILYFIFK, from the coding sequence ATGATGAAGAAATTTTTGACACTAGAAGAAGCGGCAGACTATCTAGGTCTGCCTGCTACTGAATTACAGAAACTATCTGAAAGAAGCAAGGTGCCTACCTATAAGATAGGCGGGATTTACACTAGATTCAGAGTCGATGACCTTAATCTTTATCGTCGCAGGTCTCCAAGAAGACGTGAACTAAGAGAACCTCGCACCTTCCTCGATGGCATAAAAGACTTTTTTTATTTCAATGATTTTTATATCTATTCAGCCGCAGCAATAGTAGTCATTTTATATTTTATTTTTAAATGA
- a CDS encoding polymer-forming cytoskeletal protein, translating into MGRKDKNEEKILDVDASMQGSLAFKDPVNLRINGDFEGKLDTKGILTIGDNASVRADINGEEVVVAGKITGNIASTKELRVLSTAHIVGDLTTPVLAVEPGAVIQGKCRMLNQSSQRSRVFSVNELAKYLEVEASNIMDWANSGKIPAFKDGKEWRFDRLRVDEWIAKEKAR; encoded by the coding sequence ATGGGTAGAAAAGACAAGAATGAAGAGAAGATACTGGATGTAGATGCCAGTATGCAGGGGTCTTTGGCGTTCAAGGATCCTGTAAATCTGAGGATCAATGGAGACTTTGAAGGGAAGCTGGATACAAAAGGTATTCTTACTATAGGGGACAATGCCTCTGTTCGCGCGGACATAAATGGCGAAGAAGTGGTGGTGGCTGGAAAGATCACAGGTAATATCGCTTCTACAAAAGAATTAAGGGTGCTTTCGACTGCGCATATTGTGGGAGACTTGACAACACCTGTTTTGGCTGTTGAGCCAGGCGCTGTTATACAGGGAAAGTGCCGCATGCTCAATCAGTCTAGCCAAAGAAGCAGGGTCTTTAGCGTGAATGAGCTGGCAAAGTACCTTGAGGTAGAGGCCTCAAATATAATGGACTGGGCAAATTCAGGAAAGATACCCGCGTTTAAAGACGGTAAAGAGTGGAGGTTTGACAGGCTAAGAGTGGATGAGTGGATAGCAAAGGAAAAAGCTAGATAG
- a CDS encoding MgtC/SapB family protein: MITDMQVIVRLGLAALLGGLVGIEREKHNKKIAGFRTHILVCVGSALVMLTSLYIAMTYGSVGTADPARIAAGVLTGIGFLGAGTIIRSGASVMGLTTAASLWTVAGIGLAVGCGFYVAGYVTTAIALAALYVLRKVV, encoded by the coding sequence ATGATTACAGATATGCAGGTGATTGTGAGATTGGGGTTGGCTGCGCTGTTGGGTGGTTTAGTCGGTATCGAGAGGGAGAAGCACAATAAAAAAATTGCCGGGTTCAGGACGCATATACTTGTTTGCGTTGGGTCTGCACTTGTCATGTTGACCTCTTTGTATATAGCCATGACGTATGGCAGTGTTGGTACTGCAGATCCGGCAAGGATAGCTGCTGGGGTGCTGACAGGCATTGGATTTTTAGGCGCAGGCACGATTATACGTTCGGGCGCATCTGTTATGGGCCTTACAACAGCAGCGAGTTTATGGACTGTTGCAGGTATAGGCCTGGCAGTTGGCTGCGGTTTTTATGTAGCAGGATATGTAACAACCGCTATTGCCCTGGCCGCACTTTATGTATTGAGAAAGGTTGTGTAA
- the tsaD gene encoding tRNA (adenosine(37)-N6)-threonylcarbamoyltransferase complex transferase subunit TsaD: protein MLILGIETSCDETAASVVENGIKILSNVVSSSLKQHKRFGGVVPEIATRHHVENIDKVVNRSLNNAGLKINDVDAVAVTQGPGLVGALLCGISCAKALSYALGVEFIAVDHLKAHIYSALMCKDAPRFPFIGLIISGGHTRLCLVEGFDSFTTLGDTLDDAIGEAYDKVAKILGLGYPGGPIIDRLAKKGDAKAIKFTCRPIKGGLDFSFSGIKTAVLYYVKGQGTPYENQRFRTGQARDKGQEEDIAASFQEAALKVIVNNTIKALEKHNLKTLVIGGGVSANSRFREMIAREAMFRSLKVFFPPLQLCSDNAAMVAGLAYRLGGRV from the coding sequence ATGTTGATTTTAGGCATCGAGACTTCCTGTGACGAGACAGCCGCGAGTGTAGTAGAAAATGGCATAAAGATTTTATCCAATGTAGTTTCGTCGAGCTTGAAACAGCATAAGAGGTTCGGCGGTGTAGTGCCTGAGATCGCAACAAGGCATCACGTAGAGAATATAGACAAGGTAGTAAATCGCTCTTTGAATAATGCTGGCCTGAAGATAAATGATGTGGATGCTGTGGCTGTGACACAAGGGCCTGGGCTCGTGGGAGCGCTTCTATGTGGAATTTCATGCGCAAAGGCATTGTCTTATGCATTAGGTGTAGAGTTTATTGCTGTGGATCATCTTAAGGCTCACATCTATTCTGCATTGATGTGCAAGGATGCGCCGAGGTTTCCTTTTATCGGGCTTATCATATCTGGCGGGCACACGAGGCTTTGTCTTGTGGAGGGCTTTGACAGTTTTACAACGCTCGGTGACACTTTAGATGATGCAATTGGCGAGGCATATGATAAGGTGGCGAAGATTCTAGGATTAGGATATCCAGGTGGACCTATAATAGACAGGCTCGCGAAAAAAGGCGATGCAAAAGCCATAAAGTTTACATGTAGGCCAATTAAAGGCGGCCTTGATTTTAGCTTTAGTGGAATTAAGACTGCAGTTTTGTATTATGTTAAGGGACAAGGGACCCCATACGAAAATCAAAGATTTCGTACGGGGCAGGCAAGAGACAAGGGACAAGAAGAGGATATAGCTGCTAGTTTTCAGGAAGCAGCGCTTAAGGTTATTGTTAATAATACTATCAAGGCGCTCGAGAAACATAACTTAAAAACACTTGTCATCGGCGGAGGAGTAAGCGCTAATTCTCGATTTAGGGAGATGATTGCGAGAGAGGCGATGTTTAGAAGCCTTAAGGTCTTTTTTCCGCCGCTACAATTATGCTCAGATAATGCTGCAATGGTAGCAGGCCTGGCATACAGGTTAGGAGGGCGTGTATGA